The genomic window TATGGAACACGTGCATCCGGCTGGCTTCGATCATCGACAGTCCGGCGAAATTGGAGCCGCCTTTGTAGATGTGGTAAAAATCCGGCAGCACACACGCATCGGGATGTCCGGCTTCGCTGGCCACATAAGCCAGTTCTCCGAGGCGGCTGAGCGTGGGTGAAAAGCCCCATAGCTCCAGCTGCGGCACCACGCCGGCCGCGGCCCCGACTTCCAGCAGCTCGCGATACCGCTCGGCGATGGTCGGCAGGTCCGGTCGATCGCCGTCTTTGCCGTGGGCTCCGATCGGTGGGGCCGCGATCCGCTTGCCGCCGATTTCCACCAGCATTGCCATGTCGCGCCGCGCGGTCTCCAGCCCCTCGGCTCGCTGCCTGTCGTCGTTGACAATCCATTTGGCAAACCCGATCGCACTTTCCACCGTAATGCCACTATCGTCCAACTGTTTGCGAAGATCGGCCAGTTTGCCACCGGATTCGACGTATTGTTGTAGGTCCCGCATCCATGGTTCGATGGCATCGTAACCCGCTTCGGCCGTGATTCGAATCTGTTCCGGAACGGATAACTTTTGCCCCCGCAGAGTGCTGGTGTTTAAACAGGTTCGCACGCGGCCCCGGCGCCCAAGCGTTGTAACGCCAGCCTCTGCGGCGAGCGCCGAGCGGCCGGGGGTGGTGGTGGCGGCGGTCATCCCGGCGAGGGCCGAAGCGGAAAGAAAATCACGTCGTTTCATGGCAACTTAGGTAATTAAAGCTTGGGTAAGAAAGGTCAGGCGGGGCGGAACGGCGGAGGGCGATTGACAAGTATATTCACGACTTTCCCCAATGGCACGACAATTGCCTTTACGTAGTGTACGCCCTCGCTGACTGTCAGTGGGGCAGGCCCCCTAAACCTTCGAAGCCAAAAACACCACCATGTTTTTTGACCCCATATATCTGCTGTTCGTCGGCCCCTTCTTTCTGCTGGGGCTGTATGCCCAGTGGAGAATCAAGTCGACGTTTACCGAAATGTCGAAAATTCCCGCCGAAATGTCGGGCGCCCAAGCCGCACGCGTGATGCTGGATTCGGCCGGCTTGCATTCGGTCCAAATCGAACCGATCGGCGGTCGGCTGTCAGACCACTACGACCCGCGCGGCAAAGTCTTGCGACTGAGTCCCGAAGTTTACGGTCAGCGTTCGATGGCGGCCGTGGGAGTGGCTTGTCATGAAGCCGGGCACGCCATGCAGGACGCCCAGCGCTACGCGCCGCTGGTAATTCGCAACGCTGCCGTCCCCACCGCGAATATCGGCTCCAACGTGGGGATCTGGATGTTCATCATTGGGATGTTTATGCAGCAACCGCTGCTACAGTGGCTGGGCATCATCGCCTTTGCCGCGGTGGTCTTTTTCCAGGTCATCAATCTGCCAGTCGAATTCGACGCCAGCGCCCGAGCCAAGCGGCAGTTGGTCGCCCAGGGCATCATTTCGGATTACGAGTCGCAGTATGTCAGCAAGGTCCTCAACGCGGCCGCGCTGACTTATGTGGCAGCGACCCTGCAAGCGATCGCCACGCTGGCGTACCTGATCTTCCGAGCTTCGGACCGGCGTTAACGACCGGTTTCTGCACAGCCTCCGGTTTTTGCTAAGCGTCCGGCCGGGTATCTTGGCGGGTTTTCAATCTCGAATTTTGCGTTTGATTTAAATTCGAAAATGGCAATCCGCATTCCCAGAGTCTGGACGTTAGATGGTAGAGAATATTCCGCTGCGAACCCATGTCGCCCACGGGTTGACGATCGAGGGGTATTCGCGAGCAGCGGTGCAAAGTTGTTGGCGGATTGCCGAGTTGAAGTTGGGTTTTGACCTGGGCGTCCAGCCCTGGGATTTCATGGGCACCTCCACTTGGTTTGTGTCCCACACCCACCTGGATCATATCGCCGCCCTGCCGGTGTACGTGTCGCGACGGCGGATGATGAAAATGGATCCGCCCACGATCTACATGCCCGAAGCGAACGTCGATGGCTGCCGACAACTGCTGCGGACATTCGGTCGCCTGGACCGCGGTTCGATGCCCTGTGAAATCATCGGCGTCAAAGCCGGCGATGAGATCGAGCTGAGCCGCGAGCTGGTGGTGAACGTATTGCGGACCTACCACACCGTGCCCTCGGTGGGCTACGTGGTTCACGAGCGACGCAAGAAGCTGAAACCGGAATACCGGGATCTGGAAGGTCCGCAGATTCGCGACTTGCGGCTGCAGGGCGTCGAGGTTTCGGCGGAAACCCGCATCCCCATCCTGGGCTACACCGGCGACACGTCTCCGCCAGGGTTGGATAAGAATCCGGTGTTCTACGACGTCCGCACGTTGATTACTGAAATGACGTTTTTGGCGCCCGATCATCGCAAGGAAAAAATCCACAAGCACGGACACATGCACCTGGACGACTTTATCAGCCGCCGCGACAAGTTCAAAAACGAACTGATCATCGCCGCGCACCAGAGCACCCGCTACACCGACCGGCAAGCGATGCACTTCATGCGGCAGGCGTGTCCGGACATGTTCGACGATCGGCTGATGTTATGGATGTAACCGTGGCGTCGACGACCTGTTGGGAACCGCCCACAGCGGCATACGTGCATGTTCCCTTTTGTCGTCATCGCTGTGGTTACTGTAATTTTTCGGTGGTCGCCGGCCGGGATGATTTGGCCGAAGCGTTCCTGCGGTCGCTGCAGTGGGAACTGAGCCAACTGGGTGAAGCCCGCGATATCGAAACCCTGTTCATCGGCGGCGGCACGCCCACTCACCTGCCGCCGGAGTGGCTCGAGCGGATGTTAACGCTGGTCGGGCAGTGGCTGCGACTGCCCCAGGACGGTGAGTTTTCGGTGGAAGCCAATCCGCGGGACATCGACCGCGAGCGACTGGACGTGTTGCGGGCCCACGGCGTCAATCGCATCAGTCTGGGCGTGCAGTCCTTCGATCAACGCAAACTGCAGGTCCTGCAACGCGATCATGATGAAGCCGTGGCGCGCGACGCGGTCACGCTGGCGGCCGAAGCGATCGGCAACGTGTCGATCGATTTGATTTTCGCCGCACCGGAAGAAACGCCCATAGGCTGGCAACAGGATTTGGATATCGCCTGCGGGTTGCCGATCACACACCTTTCGACCTACGCCCTGACGTACGAAAAGGGCACCCAGTTTTGGACCCGGCGATTCAAGTCCGATCTGCGGTCGGCCGACGAAGCGACCGAACTGGAGATGTATCATCGAGCGCGTCGCACGGCCGCGGCGGCGGGCCTACCGCAGTACGAAATCTCTAGCTTCGCCAGTCGTCCCAATCGTTGTAAGCATAATATTCACTACTGGCTGGGACGCGGTTGGTACGGATTTGGTCCCGGCGCCGCGGGGTTCGTCGATGGGCGGCGGAGGACCAATCATCGCAGTCCGACCACCTACATCCGCCGCAGCCTGGCCGGCCGCTCGCCCGTGCAAGAAGAAGACGCGATCACGCGGCAACAATGGGCTTTTGAGCGTGCGGCGTTTGGTGTGCGGATGATGGACGGCGTTGATTTAGCGGCCATCGCTCGCGATACCGGCGTGGCCATCGCCACCGTCCGCAAGCAAGAAATCGAGGATTGCCGGCGTTGGGGGCTGGTCGAACTGCGGCAGGACCGGCTGATATTGACCGAAAAAGGCATCGCCATGGCTGACACGGTTTCGGCTGCGTTACTGTAGAATAGAGGAATGTTTGACCTATTCTGATGCCGCATCTAGCATGACAGGTATGATACCTAAACCGAGGATTACGATGCCCCACCCAACTCCTGCTTCTGCAACTTTTCGAACTCGACCAAACGCTTGGATGCTGTTGGCAGCTGGACTGCTCACCTGCTTCAGCGCCGCCAACAGCTTTGCACAGCCCGGCGGACGTCCCGGCGCCAAACAGGAACGGCCCTTCGAAGTAGTGGCGATCGAAACACGTGACGGCGTGCGATTGCGAGCAGCCTTCTTTGCTTCGGACAAAGGCAAGGATGCGGTGCCGGTGATGATCATCCACGAATGGGGCGGTCAGGCCGGGCCTTATCTACCCCTCGGACTGGCGCTCAACAAAGCCGGCTGTGCCGTGTTGATCCCCGACCTCCGCGGACATGGCGGTAGCATGACCTACCCGGTGCCCGGCGGCGGAACCGAAGAATTTGACATCGGCGACATGGGCCCCGCACATGTCAAAGCGATGCTGACGCAAGACCTGGAATCGTGCAAAGCCTTTTTGAAAGAGAAGAACGACAAGGAAGAGCTGAACCTCAACGCCCTGACTTTGGTAGGCATCAAAGAAGGTTGTGTGTTGAGCATGGAATGGGCGGTCAGCGATTGGAACTTCCCCAGCATTGGTAGTCGCAAACAGGGGCAAGACGTTAAAGCCTTGGTGCTGATTTCGCCCGAAGAAATTCACAAAGGGTTCCGCGTGGAAAAGGCCTTTCGTGATCGCTTTGTCTGGCGTCTGCCTACGCTGATCGTGGCAGGTAAAGCATCCCCCGAAGCCGACGCGGCCAACAAGATTTACCGCCGCTTGGTGAAACTTCGCGCTCGTGTCAGCCGTGGCGACCCCGAAGGCCTGGAGCTGGAACTGGCTAACGCAAAGTTAAGCGGTGTGGCGTTGCTGAAAGCTGATCCGAGCGTGACGGGCAGCGTTGTCAAATTCGTCGAGGACGAAATCATCGCCAACATCCTGCAACATCGTTGGGTCTCCCGCAGCGAGTAGCACGGGGCCGTGTAAGCAACAGGGGCCCGTGCCCCAAACACCCGCCCCCGACCGGTGCTTGCGTTCATCAACGGATTGCCGTCCCGAGGGGACGTTCAGTCCGATATGGATGATCACATACGGTTCGAGAGGCGGGTATTTCCAGCGGGCGTGTTACCGTTCGCCCAACCGCCACGGTGGGCCGCGTCCCCACAGCAGACTCAGGATCACGCTGCCTGCCGTCCACAGGCATTCCGCCAGCGTCACCTCGGGCGTCAGGGCAGCCAGCAGCAGGCGAGCTAGTTTGTAAACCAGCATCGCCCGCCGCGCCGCTACCGTGGCCTGACTCCAGAGGCCTGAGACTTTTTTGGCGGACTGTTTCCGTTCAGGCTGCCCAGCCGTTCCAGCAGGGCTTCGTGGCGGACAGCCGCCGAACGCTCGTGCTGTTCGCGTTGCACGCGTTCACGCCGAGCGATCTCTTCGTCCTTCAGTTTGGCGAAGTAGCTTCGCACCAACATCGCGGTGCCCAGCGTCAGGCTGGCCAAAAACATCAAGCCGCCTTGGGTGTACAGCGCATTTTCGAAGCGTCCTTCCCACGATTCTTCGGTCGGCCAGTGCTGCATGATCTCACGCATCACCAAGTGTCCGTGGGACAGCAACATGGTGGCGACCATCGTCACCGCACACCACGCGATCGTTAGTAGTCGTTGTCGTGAATGCATGCCGGTTTCCCTCCTTTCGTGCTCACTGGCACCGAATACAAGAGACACCGGCGGGGGGCGGAGTTCACCGCCAATGCGGCGGAATATCGAAAAACAAGCTGCCTAGGGACGCTCGGGCGGGTCCGCTTCGCCGTCACGCCCCATGCTGACGCTACGCCTGTAGGCCTCCCTGTGCTACCATTCCAGTCCGATCGCAAACCGCTCACCGGAGAGAATTGATGCGCGTGCCTGCTATATTGAGTTGCCTGCTGACTGGGACCCTGTGGATGGCCACCGGCGGTCCACTGGCCGCTCAGCCCGCCGCCCCGCCAGCGGGCAGTTCCGCCGCTCGGGTGACCGCCGTGGCTGGACAGCCGTTTGGCGTCGCCCGAGTGGAATTGCCGATGTCGCTGACGGAATTTTTGGTCTCTGAGCGGAAGATCCACGTTACCGACGCGGCGGGCCGAGTCAGTTATCCGGTGTCGCAAGACGTGTTGCCCACGCCGCCCGACGAGGAAACGGTAGAGCCACCGACGCGGGGCCGGGGCCGTCGACGGTTGCTGCAGCGTTTCGAGTCCGCGTTGCGAAATCTGTCGACCGCGCCGCAGCAGCGTGCTACCGGTCGCGAAGTCTGGTTCCTGTTCCGCGGTGACGAACCGTTTTCGATTCAACTCAGCGGCGCCTCGAACCTGCGGCTGCAAGTCCAGCCCCAAGCCGACACCAACCGGCACGGCGATATGCTGACCAGCTGGTGGGCCGCGTATTCCAACGCCGCGGTCGAACGGATTGTGGCTGCCGACTATCCGCCGGTAATCGAAACCTACCTGATCTCGATGCTCAGCCGCCGCCTAAAGCTGCCTTACCCGCAAGCCGCCACGCAGCATTTGAGCGAGCGTGAGAACGAATTAAGTTCGACGCTGGAAATGATCGGCGGGTCAGAAAAATTGCGAGCCACCGTGCTGCAGTCCGCCGCCGCGCAGGTTCCCGGCGGGCGTCCGCTGGCCAGTTTGCCCGTACCGCCGCCGCCCCGCTGGCAGCAGGGACCTCAGATCGTGGTTCCCGACGGCATCATGATCGAAGAAACCGCACGTCACGTTCCGCCCGAATGCTTCTATCTGCGGTTCGGCTCCTTCAATAACTACCTCTGGTTCCGCGACCTGTCCCAGCTGTACGGCGGCGATATTACGGACATGATCAGCGTCCGCGGAGTCAACGATGGCGGCACGCAGCGAATTGAAGAACAGCTGTCGATGAAGCTGACCGATCTGTCGCGGTTGCTGGGCGCGACCGTGGTGGAGGACCAAGCGATCATCGGTACGGACTTGTTTCTTTCCGAAGGCGCTTCGCTGGGCGTGATCATCAAGTCAAAGAATCGGTTCCTGTTGGAAACCTCGATCCGCTCCGAACGAACGTCCCAACAGAAAGCCGTGCCCGACGCGACGCTGAAAGACGAACAGATCGCCGGTCGTACGGTCAGCCTGTTGTCCACGCCCGACAACCGCTTGCGATCGTTTTTGGCCATCGAGGGAGATTGGTTTTTTGTCACCAACAGCCGACGGCTGGTCGAACGGTTCTACGCCGTGGCCGATGGAGAAACCTCGCTGGGAGAAACTCTGGAATTCCAACTGGCTCGCCAGCTGATGCCGGTCGATCGCGAAGATACGTTGTTCGCTTATTTCTCTCCGGCCATGCTCCGCGGCATGGTCGGCCCCAAGTATCAAATCGAACTGCGACGGCGGCTGCATTCGCACGCGGATATTTCGTTGCTGCGACTGGCCCGGATGGCGGCCGCCGCTGAAAGTCAACCGCTCACGGCCATCGACCAACTGGTGTCCGCCGGCTATCTGCCGCTGGGCTTTGGCTTGCGTCCCGATGGTAGCGGTCCGCTGGTGATCAGCGACCCGGACAACGAGGGCGCCGAGATGATCGTCGATTCCCAGCGCGGGGCGCGGGGCAGTTTTCTGCCGATCGCCGATGTAGATCTAGTCAGTGTCACGCAAGAGGAAGCCGACTGGTATCAGCGACGCGCCGAATACTTCTCGGAGAACTGGCGGCAGATCGATCCGATCATGGTGGGGATCGGCCGCGACATGCGCCCCGACGGTGTCGAACAATTAAAAATCCACGCCGAAGTCGCTCCCCTGGTCGCCGAAAAATACGGCATGCTGGCTCAACAATTGGGCCCTCCCACCCAGGCGGCCATCCAGTTTGCGCCCGATGATATCGTGGCCGTCCAAGCGCACGTGGTGTCCGATCAGTTGGGCGGCACGATCCCACCGCATCACTTGTTCGCGGCGATCAAAGACGCTCGGCCTCCCGAACCGGAACAATTCAAGGGCGTGCTGCGAACCTACGTCGCGCTCCGTGCTCTACCCGGCTATTTGGGCGCCTGGCCGCAACCCGGATTGTTGGATCGCCTCCCTCTGGGACTGGGCCAAGGCGTCGACGTGGAACCCGGACTGACCCGTCTGTTGGGCGGCCTGTATCGCTTCCAGGGCGGCGACTTCAGCGTGCTGTCGTTCCAGCGGGAAACGTTAGCCGCCTCCTTGCCGGAAATCGCCGTCGCCGAAACCGACGATCAAGCTCAGGTGCGAATCCATGTAGGCAACCTGGTCGGCAGCCAGTTGGAAGGCTGGTGTAATGACCAATTGCATGCTCAAGCGGCGGAGCTATCGCAAGCCGGGGCGGAGTTCCTGAATCAGTTAAGTGAGCAATTAAAACTGCAAGAAGACGAAACCGATCAGGCCGCACAGTGGTTGTTGGCCGGCGACTTGGTCTGTCCGCTGGGAGGCGATTACGAGCGAATCGAGACGACGCGCGGTAAGCAATGGGTCAGTTCCCGCTGGGACGACACCACGGCGGCCCCCTTGGCAACCGCGCCGGCGGACTACAAAGCTCCGGTGCTGAAATGGTTTCGCGGTCTAGAGGCCAACCTGACTCAGTTTGAAGACCGTTTGGTGGTCGACGCCGTCATCGACACCCAACACGCTCGCCCCGGTCCTCCGCCCCCCCGCACCCAACCCCCAGCCAAAACCATCAAACGAGCCGATTTTTAACGGGACAACCTTCCGTAGCATGGGCCCCCGGCCTGGCCTGATAAAAATGATTGCGTGGTGGTTGTCTAGGCGGTTTAGAAACGTCTGGGCGACACGTGTCCCCCCTCCCCCAAAATGGTCGCGTCAGAGGTCTCCATCTCAATCGTTGTGACCGCGACCGTTTTGGGGGAGGGGGGACCGGAATTCGCTCGCGTACCCACGATAAAGCCAGATTGGTTCGGGGCGACCACGACAAAGGGTTACGGATTTTTACCAGGCCACCCCCGGCCCGTGCCGTCAATAAACCGGTCCTGGATGTCGAACGTAACCCGTCGTTCTCCACAGCCCTGCGAGAATGCAAATTGCAAATTGCAAATTGCAACGTGCAAATTGCTAGGAAGTCACAGCCCTTTTGCACTTTTCATTGCCCAATTTAACTTCTGCAATTCCTTCCCCCCGCGAGCCAATTTCGGGACCGGTGCCCCCCTGCAAGTTCCCCAGTCAACTAGCCGGCAGGCATTCTCGGCCGCACGGGCCAGGGGCCCATGCTACTGACGTTCGGCCGGCAAATCTATCTTCCCTTAATGGCCACGGAATTGGTATTCAGGCGGCACACTAGAAGGATTCCGCGGCGTTGGCTGCGGTTGAAATGGTTTACCTGGGGAAGGATCCCGTAAATGCCCGGCACCGTGGACGCTACGAACACCTCTGATATCTCAACCACCGATTCAGGCGCGAACTCCGATTCGGCGGCTTTCGATCTGATGGCCGAACTGAACAACCTGCGGCAGTTGGACGCCGATCAGATCCATACCGCGGTAACCCAGTACGTGCTGCCCGCGCTGGCTGCCTTGGCGGTCATCTTGGTGGGCTACTTTGTCGCCAAATTCCTGTCTCGCATCGTTAGTGCTCCGGTCATTAAACGCGTGGACGAAACACTGGGAAAGTTCGTCGGCAAGTTTACGTTCTATGGCATCTTGGCCGGCATCTCCCTGGCGACGCTCTCCAAAATCGGAGCTCCCGTGGGTGGCTTGGCAGCCTTGGTAGCCGCGACTGGCTTCGCCGTGGGCTTGGCCTTTCAGGGGACGCTGAGCAACTTTGCATCGGGAGTGCTATTGCTGGTCTTTCGCCCCTTTAAAGTCGGCGACGTGGTCAACGCCGGAGGCATCATGGGCAAAGTAAACGAGATCGACCTGTTCACCGTGACCCTCGACACACCGGACAATCGCCGCATCATCGTTCCCAACAGTTCGATCTCCGGCGGCACCATCGAAAACATTTCGTTTCACAAACATCGTCGGGTCGAAGTCCTGGTGGGCGTGGAGTATGCGGCCAGCATCGACGAGACGCGGCGGGTGCTGACCGAAGCCGCCGAAGCGATGCGTCCCCATTTGGTCGACGGCCCGTCACGAGGCTACGCGGTGATCCTGGACAATCTGGGAGCCAGCAGTGTGGACTGGAAGGTCCGCTTCTGGGCTCACAGCAGCGAATTCTTCGACGTCAAAGAACAGCTGACCGGGCAGATCAAGCAGCGGCTCGATCAAGCCGAAATTGGAATTCCGTTTCCGCAGATGGACGTGCACGTCACGGGCATGGACGCGGCGGCCACTCCGCAGCGGATCAAGCCGCGCCCCCGAGCCGGCCGGCAGGTGGCGTAGGGGATTTGAGACTTGAGACTCGAGACTCCGTCCCTCTGGTCCTTTCTTCCCTCTGGTCCCTTCCTGCCTCCTCTACCAATTTTGCGGCTTACTGAACACGGGCTAACTTTACGGGCCCGCCCTGGGCGATTAGGTAAAGCGTGACCGTTGTGGCAGTCCAGTACCGCTGGCAGAAATTCCCGTGGTTGGTTTTTTGCTTCCCTCGTGGTCACGATGCGCAACAATGGTAATAGCCCCCCGTTGTGCTTTTCCTTCCCTCTCATCCCACGAGACGCGTGATGATCGTTCGTCGCCTAGGCCCACTGCAAATGGTGGCCCTCGCAAGCCTCTTGTCCGCGACGCTAGGTCTGCCCGCCTACGCACAACCGCCGGTCTTCGGACAGGTACCGGCTGCGGATCAAAGCGCCGCACCGGCTCAATCCGAGGCCGCTCGGCGACAACAGGCTGAACGGGAACGCTTGTATGAAGAGCTGGCCGGCGAAGTGGCGGCGATCGAGCGGATGGGGAATCTGGTCAAACGCGTGGCGCGACTGGTTCGGCCCAACGTGGTCCACATCGAAGCCCACAAGACCGAACAGACGCGGGGCCGTCAGGAGTCTTTCGAGGAAGCGGGTTCGGGCGTCATCGTTTCCGTCGACCAGCGACTGTGGGTGCTAACCAACCGCCACGTCATCAACGGCGCCGGTCCGGCTCAGATCGCGCTGCGGTTGAGCGATGGGCGTGAGATCCGTCCGATGCAAATCATTTCCGACCCCAACACAGACATCGCGGTGATCCAAGTCCGCGACGATAACCTGTCCCCAGCCCGCTTGGGCGACAGCAGTCGCGCCGAAATCGGGGACTTTGTGCTGGCCATCGGCAGCCCCTTTGGGCTCAGCCATTCCGTCACCTTCGGGATCCTCAGCGCCAAAGGCCGCCGCGACCTGTCGCTGGGTGATGAAAAGATCGAGCTGCAGGACTTCTTCCAGACCGACGCCGCCATCAACCCTGGCAACAGTGGAGGCCCGCTGCTGAATCTGCGGGGGGAAGTCGTGGCCCTGAACACAGCCATCGCCAGCAGCAGCGGTGGCAGCGAAGGCATCGGTTTTGCCATCCCGATCAACATGGCCATGCACGTCGCCAAGCAACTGGTCCGTCATGGTCGCCTGCAACGGGCGTACCTGGGCGTCACGTTGGACCCCGACTATTCGGCCGCTGACGCACTCCGCGACGGTATCGGGGCGCCCGGCGGGGCGCTGGTCAAAGCCATCCGCCCAGGGTCGCCGGCCGAAGCCGCCAAGATTCGTCGCGGCGATGTGATCGTGAACTTTAATGGCCTGCCCGTGGACAACGACGACCACCTGGTGGCTCAGGTCGGCTTGACGCCGGTAGGAACCGAAGTCCCCGTGGTCATCTTCCGCGAAGGCCACCAGTACCAAACCAAAGTCACCGTCACGCAACTGCCCCAGCCGTAGCGAACGAACGCTCCGTAGCTACGCTCGCCAGAGCGTGGGGACCGGCGCCGGGCGCACGACAGGGCACCCACCGCGAACGCGACGGTAGCTACGGTCCGACCACCGTCTGGCGACGGTAGCTACGGCGGCTCCGCTTAGGCGTTGGCCATGCGGCGGCCGCTGCGGCGGCGCTCGTTTTCTTTCAAGCGGATTTTGCGAAGACGAATCTTCGTGGGCGTGATCTCGACCAACTCGTCGTCTTCGATGTATTCCAGTGCCGCTTCCAGCGACAAGTCGCGTGGCGGCTTGAGGATCACGTTTTCGTCGCTGCCGCTGGCACGCATGTTGGTCAGTTTCTTCTCGCGGCAAGGATTGACCGTCATGTCGTTGTCCCGCGCGTTTTCACCAACGATCATGCCTTCGTAAATCTCTTCGCCTGGACCCACGAAGAAGTCGCTGCGTTCCTGCAACGCGAACAACGCAAAGGGCATGGCCTTGCCGGACACCATCGAGACCAGCACGCCATTGCTGCGACGCGGCACATCGCCTTCGACGGGCTGGTAGCTGTGGAAGCGGTTGTGGATGATCGCGGTGCCGCGGGTCATGTTTAACAACCGGGTTCGCAAACCAATCAGACCGCGAGCGGGAATCAAAAACCGCAGCAGACTGTAGTCACCACGCTGCTGCATTTCTTCTAATTGCCCGCGGCGCAAACCCACCAGCTCCATCACCGGACCCATATTGTCGGTGGGAACTTCGACGTTCAGAACTTCGAAGGGTTCATGCGTTTTGCCGCCGACGTCTTTGAAGATCACGCGCGGCTTGCCTACGCTCAGCTCAAAACCTTCGCGACGCATGGTCTCAATCAGAATCGCCAAGTGCAACACGCCACGGCCGCGGACGGCGTACGCTTCGGTGCCCTCGACCATTTCGACTCGCAGCGCAACGTTGCGTTCCAATTCCTTCATCAGCCGACCTTTCAGCTGACGCGTGGTCACGTATTTACCTTCGCGGCCAACCAGCGGCGAGGAGTTGACGCTGAACACCATTTCCAGCGTCGGCTCGTCGACTGTCAGCCGCGGCAGGGCGTTGGGGTTGTCGACCGCGGCGACCGTATCGCCGATCTCGACCTCGGCAAGTCCCTCGATGGCCACGATATCCCCGGCGGTGGCCTGGTCGGTGGCCGTGCGGCCGAGATTGTCGAAGGTGTATAAGCCGGCGATTTTAGTGGTTTCCGAACCGTTCGCCTGGTGCAGCTGGATCGTTTGGTTGGGTTCGATGGTGCCTGCCCGAATCCGACCCACGGCAATTCGACCAACGTATTCGGACCAGTCGAGCGTGGTCACCAACATTTGCAGCGGAGCATCGGGATCGACTTCGGGGCCCGGCAGAGTGTCGACCAACAGGTCCAGCAGAGGCCGCATGTCGGTTCCGGGCGTGGCCGGGTCGAGCGTGGCAAAGCCTTCTTTGGCGGAGGTGTAAACGTAGCGGACGTCGTCCAGCTGTTCTTCGCCGCCCAGGTCGGCCAGCAATTCCAGGGCCTCGTCCAGAGCTTCGGTGGGCCGTCCGTCGGGACGATCGACTTTGTTGACCACCACAATCGGTTTGATGCCGGCCTCCAAGGCTTTTTCGAGCACAAACCGGGTCTGGGGCATCGGGCCTTCGGCGGCATCGACCAGCACCAGGGCCCCGTCGGCCATCTGCACGACCCGCTCGACCTCGCCGCCAAAATCGGCGTGACCAGGGGTGTCGATGATATTAATTTTGACCCCGCGATACGGCAGGGCGATGTTTTTGGAAAGGATCGTGATCCCGCGTTCGCGTTCCAGGTCGTTCGAATCCAAGATCCGCTCGCCCTTCAGCTGGGTATCACGAAACTGCCCACTCTGCCGCAGCAGACAGTCGACCAGGGTGGTTTTGCCGTGGTCGACGTGGGCAATGATGACGATGTTTCGAATGTCGTCGCGACGCATACTTAGTGCTACTTCAGAAATGGAGGGTTCTGGATTCGGTGGCGAATCCGGGTTGCCTGTTCAGCAGCACGCTCGCTCCGGAGAAACGTTTTAGTTTTAATCGAGAGTTTGCGATCAGTGCTGGTGATGGGTGATCTCGGCCTTGGCCGTTTCGTCGCCGGCTTCGGCTACGATTTCCACCTTCACGCCCGCATCATGATCCGCGGTCATCTTTACAT from Roseimaritima ulvae includes these protein-coding regions:
- a CDS encoding sugar phosphate isomerase/epimerase family protein produces the protein MKRRDFLSASALAGMTAATTTPGRSALAAEAGVTTLGRRGRVRTCLNTSTLRGQKLSVPEQIRITAEAGYDAIEPWMRDLQQYVESGGKLADLRKQLDDSGITVESAIGFAKWIVNDDRQRAEGLETARRDMAMLVEIGGKRIAAPPIGAHGKDGDRPDLPTIAERYRELLEVGAAAGVVPQLELWGFSPTLSRLGELAYVASEAGHPDACVLPDFYHIYKGGSNFAGLSMIEASRMHVFHINDYPADPPRQTISDKDRVYPGDGVCPLKPIIEQLVANGFDGYFSLELFNPQYWQQDAALVAKTGLEKMRRVLPVS
- a CDS encoding zinc metallopeptidase is translated as MFFDPIYLLFVGPFFLLGLYAQWRIKSTFTEMSKIPAEMSGAQAARVMLDSAGLHSVQIEPIGGRLSDHYDPRGKVLRLSPEVYGQRSMAAVGVACHEAGHAMQDAQRYAPLVIRNAAVPTANIGSNVGIWMFIIGMFMQQPLLQWLGIIAFAAVVFFQVINLPVEFDASARAKRQLVAQGIISDYESQYVSKVLNAAALTYVAATLQAIATLAYLIFRASDRR
- a CDS encoding MBL fold metallo-hydrolase, which encodes MVENIPLRTHVAHGLTIEGYSRAAVQSCWRIAELKLGFDLGVQPWDFMGTSTWFVSHTHLDHIAALPVYVSRRRMMKMDPPTIYMPEANVDGCRQLLRTFGRLDRGSMPCEIIGVKAGDEIELSRELVVNVLRTYHTVPSVGYVVHERRKKLKPEYRDLEGPQIRDLRLQGVEVSAETRIPILGYTGDTSPPGLDKNPVFYDVRTLITEMTFLAPDHRKEKIHKHGHMHLDDFISRRDKFKNELIIAAHQSTRYTDRQAMHFMRQACPDMFDDRLMLWM
- the hemW gene encoding radical SAM family heme chaperone HemW encodes the protein MDVTVASTTCWEPPTAAYVHVPFCRHRCGYCNFSVVAGRDDLAEAFLRSLQWELSQLGEARDIETLFIGGGTPTHLPPEWLERMLTLVGQWLRLPQDGEFSVEANPRDIDRERLDVLRAHGVNRISLGVQSFDQRKLQVLQRDHDEAVARDAVTLAAEAIGNVSIDLIFAAPEETPIGWQQDLDIACGLPITHLSTYALTYEKGTQFWTRRFKSDLRSADEATELEMYHRARRTAAAAGLPQYEISSFASRPNRCKHNIHYWLGRGWYGFGPGAAGFVDGRRRTNHRSPTTYIRRSLAGRSPVQEEDAITRQQWAFERAAFGVRMMDGVDLAAIARDTGVAIATVRKQEIEDCRRWGLVELRQDRLILTEKGIAMADTVSAALL
- a CDS encoding alpha/beta hydrolase, giving the protein MLLAAGLLTCFSAANSFAQPGGRPGAKQERPFEVVAIETRDGVRLRAAFFASDKGKDAVPVMIIHEWGGQAGPYLPLGLALNKAGCAVLIPDLRGHGGSMTYPVPGGGTEEFDIGDMGPAHVKAMLTQDLESCKAFLKEKNDKEELNLNALTLVGIKEGCVLSMEWAVSDWNFPSIGSRKQGQDVKALVLISPEEIHKGFRVEKAFRDRFVWRLPTLIVAGKASPEADAANKIYRRLVKLRARVSRGDPEGLELELANAKLSGVALLKADPSVTGSVVKFVEDEIIANILQHRWVSRSE
- a CDS encoding mechanosensitive ion channel family protein translates to MPGTVDATNTSDISTTDSGANSDSAAFDLMAELNNLRQLDADQIHTAVTQYVLPALAALAVILVGYFVAKFLSRIVSAPVIKRVDETLGKFVGKFTFYGILAGISLATLSKIGAPVGGLAALVAATGFAVGLAFQGTLSNFASGVLLLVFRPFKVGDVVNAGGIMGKVNEIDLFTVTLDTPDNRRIIVPNSSISGGTIENISFHKHRRVEVLVGVEYAASIDETRRVLTEAAEAMRPHLVDGPSRGYAVILDNLGASSVDWKVRFWAHSSEFFDVKEQLTGQIKQRLDQAEIGIPFPQMDVHVTGMDAAATPQRIKPRPRAGRQVA